In Spirosoma pollinicola, the genomic window CGTCCTGAGTCTCGTGGCAATCAATCATCTGGGTAGAGTCAACCACCACTTGCACCTGGGCTTTGGTGATGGGTGTAGTGCCAAATCGTCCGGTGAGCGGATCGGCTTTGGATCGGTTGATTCGAATCATCTGGGGTTCAGCCAGGTTCGTAATCGTGCCGTCTACGACCAGCACATTTACCGTTCCATGCAGAAGTATATCTTCGGGATCAACACAGGCCAGCGGCAGGAAAAGAACGGCCAGACAGCCAATAATCAGTGTGAAGGTTAAGCGCATGGATAGCCTAAGTTGAGTAGCTGTAAAACCATTCAAGCGGTCCATTTTACTCACTGTATACAAGGGCTTTCAGGAGGCTTTAGGCAGGCTTTTTACTTGGTTACGGTAGGCTTTCGGGAGGCTCTACATAACATAATCTAGATTATACAACAAAAAAGCAGACCAACAACGTTAGTCCGCTTTCCGCTTATATCCACACCATAAGAGAAAATTTGCTCTCTTATGGTGTGGATATACACTTAGATGCATACATCACCATAACTTAACATAATCACCACTTATATAACAGCTCGTATGCTACTGGTTTCTGTGTACAGTAAACCCGTAAGCTGATGTATATTAAGCGATTACAACGAAATAAGAAAAATAGAAATTCGCTTATCTTTAAGCGACGGATCGTGGAGGTCTATCGGGCTGAAATCGCTCAGCCTGCTGATATCCAACGTTATCTACACATTTCCCTCACGGAGCTTCGCCAGCTAAACCGGTGGTATTTTAGACACCGATTAGCCCCTTATCTGTATCCTCATAAAGCCTATAAAGCCATGAAGAAGCACAACCAAGATGCCTATGTCAAAGCCCTGGAACGGCGCTTCTAGCTAGCTAGCTGGATATTCCCGGTATTGGCAAACGCAAGCTGGATATTCCCGGTATTGGCAAACGCAAGATGTGGTTTGATCCTGACGTTAACATTAGTAACGGTAACTTCCAGGGCGTTGAATACGGTACCCTGCCATCGAACCGGAGCCTCGGTCTGAACCTGAAACTTTCTTTTTAACCTGCCTCCATCGACTTCAATAGCAAGCCGTTCAGATGGGCAATAAAAATCCAATACAAACAACCCAATACTATGCTGTCTCCTGAATTTTCGGCCAGCTAGTTTACTACCTTTTAACTGCTCCCAAAGAATTTTCTCCGAATCGGTTGCGCCGTTCCGTAGCTCCTGGCGGATAAATGTCAATACTTTCAAATTGTTCAACTGCCCGTTGCGCATTGTTTTGTAGGTGTTTGATTGGTAAATGACCACCCCCTCAAAAATCCAGATCCGTCAATTCGAAATCCTGCTTGACCCGAATAGTCCCGTTCTCTTCGGTGCCGGGATTGTAGATCATTCGTTCGGGTTGGATGCCCTTCTGCACATTGCCGATGTCACGTTTCCGGTTTTTATTGGCGTCGATAATTAATCGAAGTCGGTATAATCCCGGTTTAAGTCGGCCAAAGCTATAAGCTGGTGTGTTGTAGGCCGTTCGAATAACCTGATATTTCTCATCCAGTAACTCGACAAGGAAATCTAGCTAGCTAGTTATTTTTTCAACTTCCCTATTATATCATAGGTCTATTCCCTATACAAACATTGAAATCACAACGTTTATATATTTGTAAATCAACTTTTTTCGTCAAAACTATATTAAAATTCTGAGTATTATTTTGCAACAATTTAACTATTATTATTCAAATCTAATTGCTGAATAAAATTAAATGCATCGATACTTTGTAATTCACATTTAAGTCCTAACATATTTTTGAAATAACATTCGTATGCATTAATCCATTTATTCGTTTCAAACAAAGTTTCAATATCAATTGGATAAATCATGATAGAGTGATTATTCATAATATGGTGTGCTTCTTCAGCGATATGTAATGCACCATCATTTAATGTTTCCATAACGTTAGGTATAACTTTTTCTTTCAGTGTTGTATGTTCTAGCCCATTTAAATTAGCTGGTACAAAAGTTACATCCATACCATACTTTTCAATTGTCAGTTCTT contains:
- a CDS encoding endonuclease domain-containing protein, whose product is MRNGQLNNLKVLTFIRQELRNGATDSEKILWEQLKGSKLAGRKFRRQHSIGLFVLDFYCPSERLAIEVDGGRLKRKFQVQTEAPVRWQGTVFNALEVTVTNVNVRIKPHLAFANTGNIQLAFANTGNIQLAS